GAAATGGATTCAGGCACGTGTTCTTCTCGATGCGTTACGCTTTTTCATTCACCGTCACGTATACCGCTTGCTCTCACTCCCTCTTTTAAGCATACCGTTTTGCACGGTGAAAATTTTCGGGGAATGTAACCATCGCCGCTTTTCATTTCAAGCCTTTAACGCCCATGTTCTGCCTGCGCGCTCTTCGATCTCCGTGATGCTGGAGAGATAAGAAATCACAGGGAGAAACGGAGAGACCGGGCGGAATTACACCCTTTCTCCATAGCGCCGTGGGGTTTCCGAAGGGATGACCGTCCTCGACTACGGGTGCGGACCGGGCGGGTTCACCATCGCCGCAGGCCGCCTCGTGGGAACGAACGGACGCATATACGGCGCGGATATCCACCCTCTCGCGATTCGAAAAGCCGGCGCCGCCGCCTGTACTGCCCGCCGGTGTGCAGCCGGTTTCCCACGGATTGTTGGCGCGGCCGAAGATCGGGCTGTTCGTCTGAGGTCCCGACGCCATGATCGGGAGATTGGTCTTGCCGAGAATAATGGCACCGGCCTGGCGCAGTCGCGCAACCACCGTCGCATTACGTTGAGGAATGTTATCGCCCAGCGGCTTATAATTACACGTGGTACGCAATCCCGCCGTCACAAACGCATCCTTGAATGTTACGGGAACGCCATGGAGAGGACCCCACACTTGACCGTTTGCCGATGCGGTATCGGCTTCTTTGGCGCGTCGACTTGCGCCCTCTTCATCGACAGTGCCGATGGCATTCAAAATGGAATTGTGTAGGGTGATGCGGTTGCGGTGCGCTGCTACCACTCAACCGCCGAGGCCTGCCGCTCGCGCATCGGTTGAGCTAACTAAGTGACCGGAAGATACCATAGGTCACGCGTGGACATTGCACCTCCTTGGAGATTGACCTTGACCCATGGTTCTATGCGGTGGGTTAACGCTCAGCTCTAAGCTGCGCACGGTATGCGAGTACGCTCAAGGGCCTGGTTGGCCGCCCAATTCAGATCCGATCGACGATCGCTTTGAGTTTCGCCGCAACGTGATTCCCGATCTGCTCCAATTGGGGATTCGCCACAGACTTCATGCTTTCAACCGGATTGATGGCCGAAACCTCTGTGTGTCCATCTTCGCGCTCTCGCACAATCACGTTACAGGGGAGCATTGTCCCGATTCGGCTTTCCACCTGAAGTGCTCGGTGAGCAAAGGATGGATTGCACGCCCCCAGAATCTTGTACTTCCGCACATCAACGTCGAGTTTCTTCTTGAGCGTGTCCCGTACGTCGATCTCCGTGATGATTCCAAACCCTTCTTTCTCCAGTTCCTCTTGCACCCTCATGAGGGCCTGTTCATATCCGAGGGCCGTGATCTTGGTGAAGTAGTAGCTCATATCCTCAATCTCCTCTCTTGCAGCCAACGATCTGCCGCTTAGCCGCACGGCTGAAGGCGGGGTCGGTTGGAGCAAGATGTTAGGCTCATTGTATTATTTTCGTTCGATGGCAGCCGCAAGCCATCTTCTACCCGCTGTAGTTATCTCCCACACTCCCCGGGGGGAATCCGAGGCAAGCAGACCCTCTTTTACCATTGCGTTTCGAGCCCATTGAGCGGTATTGCGCCAACGGACTTGGCTAGGGTCTGAGGGCAATGGCAAGCGGTCGTAATCGTTTAGCCGATTCTTCATCACTTTTTCCACTCTATCAAGGACGTCGGTCATAGGTGCGGAACCACCTAAATCCGCCAGACTTTGTAGTATAGGTATGCGAAATTCGTCCTCCGGTGTTCGAAGACCACGCTTTAGTCTCTCGGCTACCTTTCTACTTCGCTTCCGATCCTTCGGAGGCCTAACAGTTGTAAAAATGTTAAGCCACTCCTTTTGAAGATCAACAATCTTTTTGCGAAATGCAGTCATCAGCCGGCCTTTTTCCATCAATTCCCTTGCCACGTCGTATTCACCCGCTTGGAAGGCTTGAACTTCTTCTCGATTCAACGCAGTAATAGCGTTCTCGATTTCCTCGAGAACTATGTCAAAGGCAATTGCGACCTCGTTCTGGTCCATCGGTTATTCCTCCATAGTTGTAAAAAGCAGAGTATGCGCCGAACGTTAGGGTTTTGGCTGAGGGGCGCTTTGGCTCTGACAGCCAGGAACATTTTTTACGCGGGTTTTCTAGTTGCAGGGGTGAGCGGGACAACCGACATTCTCGCATTCCTCACATGAATATCCTTCGCCACAACCCTTCTCAAGAAACAAATCTTGAAAATCGTCAAACAGGCCGTCATCTCGATCATACTCGCTATGGTCAGTAAACCCATCCTCCTCGATCCTATCCTCCTCTATTTCATGAGCTGTTGTTTCCCCAGCTTCGTCTTCTACATCTGACCCTTTAGTTTTTACCAACTCTAGCGAAGACATAGGGGAGGTGTAAGCTCGTACATGTTCGTCCTTATCAAACCACACACAAGTCACATAGCCATTCTCGTCGGGTTGTGTATTTACGGTAAGTATTGGCCCTCCAGAATGGAGACGGACAGTCATACCGATTTCAACCTTTTCCATGATTCCTCCGTAGCTAACATTGGATATCAGTGGTAGCTCTACCGCTCCGTCCGATGCAGCGGCTGGTCAGGTTACGTTTATCGGTAACCGCATGTGAATAAGCGCAACCCGATTACCCTTTTTGTCTCTCCGCTCTTCAATTGCATAAGGTTGGAAACCCAATTTCGGGTAAAGCAACAGACCCGCAACGTTTTGGTTGAAACACGATATCGTTACCTCAGCGGCCCTGTATTTCGAGTGAGCGATGCCAATCATCTGT
This window of the Armatimonadota bacterium genome carries:
- a CDS encoding DUF302 domain-containing protein encodes the protein MSYYFTKITALGYEQALMRVQEELEKEGFGIITEIDVRDTLKKKLDVDVRKYKILGACNPSFAHRALQVESRIGTMLPCNVIVREREDGHTEVSAINPVESMKSVANPQLEQIGNHVAAKLKAIVDRI
- a CDS encoding winged helix-turn-helix domain-containing protein, whose protein sequence is MDQNEVAIAFDIVLEEIENAITALNREEVQAFQAGEYDVARELMEKGRLMTAFRKKIVDLQKEWLNIFTTVRPPKDRKRSRKVAERLKRGLRTPEDEFRIPILQSLADLGGSAPMTDVLDRVEKVMKNRLNDYDRLPLPSDPSQVRWRNTAQWARNAMVKEGLLASDSPRGVWEITTAGRRWLAAAIERK